Proteins from a genomic interval of Streptomyces sp. NBC_01445:
- a CDS encoding peroxiredoxin has product MSKRVEAGDTVEDFTLPDESGTPTRLSELLSEGPVVLFFYPAAMTPGCTAEACHFRDLAAEFAAVGARPVGVSADPVERQAEFAGKHTLGFPLLSDPDGEVRERFGVARGFSIAPTKRATFVLGQDRVVLEVVRSEFRMSAHADRALAVLRERAA; this is encoded by the coding sequence ATGAGCAAGCGCGTCGAAGCGGGCGACACCGTCGAGGACTTCACCCTGCCGGACGAGAGCGGAACCCCGACGCGGCTGTCGGAGCTGCTGAGCGAGGGGCCCGTCGTCCTGTTCTTCTACCCGGCGGCCATGACGCCCGGGTGCACGGCCGAGGCCTGTCACTTCCGGGATCTCGCGGCCGAGTTCGCGGCCGTCGGCGCACGGCCCGTGGGCGTCAGCGCCGATCCGGTCGAGCGCCAGGCGGAGTTCGCCGGGAAGCACACGCTCGGCTTTCCGCTGCTCTCGGACCCGGACGGCGAGGTCCGCGAGAGGTTCGGGGTCGCGCGCGGCTTCTCCATCGCGCCGACCAAGCGGGCCACGTTCGTGCTCGGCCAGGACCGCGTCGTCCTCGAAGTGGTCCGCAGCGAGTTCCGGATGAGCGCCCACGCCGACCGCGCGCTCGCGGTGCTGCGCGAGCGGGCGGCCTGA
- a CDS encoding methylated-DNA--[protein]-cysteine S-methyltransferase, producing the protein MTVYYTVLDSPIGELLLTGDESGALTSLSVPGQKAGRTVQPGWRRAPERFADAEKQLAAYFRGELKEFHLEFSTDGTEFREKVWAALDAVPYGATTTYGAVAASIGASRAAVRAIGGAIGANPLLIVRPCHRVIGADGSLTGYAGGLECKQQLLALEGVLQDD; encoded by the coding sequence ATGACCGTGTACTACACCGTGCTCGACAGCCCCATCGGTGAACTCCTGCTCACCGGCGACGAGTCGGGTGCCCTCACCTCTCTGTCCGTGCCCGGGCAGAAGGCAGGACGCACGGTGCAGCCCGGGTGGCGGCGCGCACCGGAGCGCTTCGCCGACGCCGAGAAGCAGCTCGCCGCCTACTTCAGGGGTGAACTCAAGGAATTCCACCTGGAGTTCAGCACGGACGGGACCGAGTTCCGCGAGAAGGTGTGGGCGGCACTCGACGCCGTGCCGTACGGCGCGACCACCACGTACGGCGCCGTCGCCGCGAGCATCGGCGCGTCACGCGCCGCGGTCCGCGCCATCGGCGGCGCGATCGGGGCCAACCCGCTCCTCATCGTCCGCCCCTGCCACCGCGTGATCGGCGCGGACGGCTCCCTCACCGGGTACGCGGGCGGCCTGGAGTGCAAGCAGCAGCTGCTGGCCCTGGAGGGAGTCCTCCAGGACGATTAG
- a CDS encoding DUF1906 domain-containing protein has product MQLRPIIRRRRGPAATAAALLVALGALSAAPVGAAPAQAQDGAQVVTYHGYQVRVPATWQVVDLDRHPDTCVRFDRPTVYLGRPGNGSTCPARLVGRTEGLVVEPLAGLDPHRVTPSTARTAGHSAVAPGAVSTNDEIQVAVESAGVLVTASHTDANETAVRKVLGSATLTAGGDPAPLPTARAARTAAAAGAQPGEFTGHGFDACTAPSQKTMDAWRADSPYGAVGVYISGQTRACAQPNLTASWVSKQTAKGWRLIPIEVGRQAPCTTFSNRMSADPATARSQGAAAAVGSVSAARALGIPAGSALYNDIEGYASTASCKAAVLSYLSGWTEALHAGGYLSGFYSGASSGVRDAAAEHDNPAYTRVDHIWFAAWNGTATTDAGSYVPASAWPGSRRIHQYAGEVQETWGGAKVNIDRDYLDVG; this is encoded by the coding sequence GTGCAGCTCCGTCCGATCATCCGGCGCAGGCGCGGCCCGGCCGCCACCGCGGCGGCACTGCTCGTCGCACTGGGGGCCTTGTCCGCAGCGCCCGTCGGGGCAGCTCCGGCGCAGGCGCAGGACGGCGCACAAGTGGTGACGTACCACGGCTACCAGGTGCGGGTCCCGGCCACATGGCAGGTCGTCGACCTCGACCGGCACCCAGACACCTGCGTACGTTTCGACCGGCCCACTGTCTATCTCGGCCGTCCCGGCAACGGGTCGACGTGCCCGGCGAGGCTGGTCGGACGCACAGAGGGCCTGGTCGTCGAACCGCTTGCCGGTCTTGACCCCCACCGTGTGACGCCCTCCACGGCACGCACCGCCGGTCATTCGGCCGTCGCTCCGGGCGCGGTCTCCACCAACGACGAGATCCAGGTCGCCGTCGAGAGCGCGGGCGTACTCGTCACCGCGTCGCACACCGATGCCAACGAGACCGCGGTACGCAAGGTCCTGGGGTCGGCGACCCTGACGGCGGGCGGCGATCCCGCTCCGCTGCCGACGGCCCGTGCGGCGCGGACCGCGGCCGCCGCGGGGGCGCAGCCCGGCGAATTCACCGGCCATGGCTTCGACGCCTGCACCGCGCCCTCCCAGAAGACGATGGACGCCTGGCGGGCCGACTCCCCGTACGGTGCCGTCGGCGTCTACATCAGCGGCCAGACACGAGCCTGCGCGCAGCCGAACCTCACCGCCTCCTGGGTGAGCAAGCAGACCGCGAAGGGGTGGCGGCTCATCCCGATCGAGGTCGGCAGGCAAGCCCCCTGCACGACCTTCTCCAACAGGATGTCCGCCGATCCGGCCACCGCACGCTCTCAGGGCGCCGCAGCCGCCGTCGGCTCGGTGTCCGCCGCCCGGGCACTCGGCATCCCGGCCGGGAGCGCCCTCTACAACGACATCGAGGGCTACGCCTCCACCGCCTCCTGCAAAGCGGCCGTCCTCTCCTACCTGTCCGGCTGGACCGAGGCGCTGCACGCCGGCGGCTATCTCTCCGGCTTCTACTCCGGCGCCTCTTCCGGCGTCCGCGACGCGGCGGCCGAGCACGACAACCCGGCGTACACACGCGTCGACCACATCTGGTTCGCCGCGTGGAACGGCACCGCCACCACCGACGCGGGCAGCTACGTCCCGGCTTCCGCCTGGCCGGGCAGTCGGCGCATCCACCAGTACGCCGGTGAGGTCCAGGAGACCTGGGGCGGCGCCAAGGTGAACATCGACCGCGACTATCTCGACGTCGGATAG
- a CDS encoding glycosyl hydrolase family 95 catalytic domain-containing protein: MPRPSRRTVLATGSTLAGAALAGGLPSPATAATPVAPPATAVSAPSEDAWRTVLDDADLVWQKMPKTWYEGPYLGNGLLGSGIYQEPGKNAIRFNVQHSEVQDHRPEFGSLFGLARLPIGYFTLEPVGAITGLDWRLRLRDAELTGTLTTDQGTLTIRAQVTNALSVLAVEVTPSEGERGFAWVFHPAQSISPRAAFQPIPAGYEGNPPAESGEYDGISASVQPLLSGGQHVTAWRERTRGERRTLYVNVAHSFPKSTARDRAVRTVRAAAVLPYDALAVTHRAWWHAYYRKSFLSVPDARIQRFYWIQLYKTASAARRDAPVMATSGPWLEPTPWPATWWNLNVQLEYWLIHGSNHLELDAVTRALGEFRDNLTAEMAAPYRADSLGIPRTTDMHLVNGGATSNAQGYGVGIPGQDTPTPEVGNLTWALHNVWLSYRHTMDEKILRDVLFPLLRKAINYYLHFLEPGADGRLHLPATFSPEYGGNTRDCNYDLMLLTWGCRTLLDSAELLGIDDELAPRWREVLARRVAYPTDTNGFMIGADIPFAKSHRHYSHMLAVYPLYELTGRTSDELALIEKSLAHWVGFEGALQGYTFTGAASMSALLGKGEDALKYLGQLMSRFIQANTMYKESGPVIETPLSAAQSLHDMVCQSWGGVIRVFPALPAAWKDLAVHNFRTQGAFLLSAVREGGTTRWVRLLSEAGAPCVVRHGIAGAVDVRDGRGRPLRYEDTGDGAIRITLRKGDSALVTAKGDRPDLSVEPVTANAPAERWGLPA; this comes from the coding sequence ATGCCAAGACCGTCCAGAAGGACCGTGCTCGCCACCGGATCCACCCTCGCCGGGGCCGCGCTGGCGGGCGGGCTGCCGTCACCGGCCACCGCCGCCACTCCCGTCGCGCCTCCCGCCACAGCCGTCAGCGCTCCCTCCGAAGACGCCTGGCGCACCGTCCTCGACGACGCCGACCTCGTCTGGCAGAAGATGCCGAAGACCTGGTACGAGGGCCCTTACCTGGGCAACGGCCTCCTCGGCTCCGGGATCTACCAGGAGCCCGGGAAGAACGCGATCCGCTTCAACGTCCAGCACTCCGAGGTCCAGGACCACCGCCCGGAGTTCGGCTCCCTGTTCGGTCTGGCGCGGCTGCCCATCGGCTACTTCACGCTGGAACCCGTCGGCGCCATCACCGGCCTCGACTGGCGCCTGCGCCTTCGCGACGCGGAGCTGACCGGCACCCTCACCACCGACCAGGGCACGCTCACGATCCGCGCCCAGGTCACCAACGCGCTCTCCGTCCTCGCCGTCGAGGTCACCCCGTCCGAGGGCGAGCGCGGCTTCGCGTGGGTCTTCCACCCCGCCCAGTCGATCAGCCCGCGCGCCGCGTTCCAGCCGATCCCCGCCGGCTACGAGGGCAACCCGCCCGCCGAGTCCGGTGAGTACGACGGCATCTCCGCCTCCGTCCAGCCGCTCCTGTCCGGCGGCCAGCACGTCACCGCCTGGCGCGAGCGCACCCGCGGCGAGCGGCGGACGCTGTACGTGAACGTGGCGCACTCCTTCCCGAAGTCCACCGCCCGCGACCGGGCCGTCCGGACGGTGCGCGCCGCGGCCGTGCTCCCCTACGACGCCCTCGCCGTGACCCATCGCGCCTGGTGGCACGCGTACTACCGCAAGAGCTTCCTGTCCGTCCCCGACGCGCGCATCCAGCGCTTCTACTGGATCCAGCTCTACAAGACGGCGTCCGCCGCCCGCCGGGACGCCCCCGTGATGGCGACCAGCGGCCCCTGGCTGGAGCCGACGCCGTGGCCCGCGACCTGGTGGAACCTCAACGTGCAGCTGGAGTACTGGCTGATCCACGGCTCGAACCACCTCGAACTCGACGCCGTCACGCGGGCGCTGGGCGAGTTCCGGGACAACCTCACCGCCGAGATGGCCGCCCCGTACCGCGCCGACTCGCTCGGCATCCCGCGCACCACGGACATGCACCTCGTCAACGGCGGCGCGACGAGCAACGCGCAGGGCTACGGCGTCGGCATCCCCGGCCAGGACACTCCGACCCCCGAGGTCGGCAACCTCACCTGGGCGCTGCACAACGTGTGGCTGAGCTACCGGCACACCATGGACGAGAAGATCCTGCGCGACGTCCTCTTCCCGCTGCTGCGCAAGGCGATCAACTACTACCTGCACTTCCTGGAGCCGGGAGCCGACGGCAGGCTGCACCTGCCCGCGACGTTCTCGCCCGAGTACGGCGGCAACACCCGCGACTGCAACTACGACCTGATGCTCCTGACGTGGGGCTGCCGCACCCTCCTCGATTCGGCCGAACTCCTGGGCATCGACGACGAGTTGGCGCCGCGTTGGCGGGAGGTGCTCGCCAGGCGCGTGGCCTACCCGACGGACACGAACGGCTTCATGATCGGCGCGGACATCCCCTTCGCGAAGTCCCACCGCCACTACTCGCACATGCTCGCGGTGTACCCGCTGTACGAGCTGACCGGCCGCACCTCCGACGAACTCGCCCTGATCGAGAAGTCGCTGGCCCACTGGGTCGGCTTCGAAGGGGCCCTCCAGGGCTATACGTTCACGGGCGCGGCCTCGATGTCGGCGCTGCTCGGCAAGGGCGAGGACGCCCTGAAGTACCTGGGCCAGCTGATGTCCCGCTTCATCCAGGCCAACACCATGTACAAGGAGTCGGGCCCGGTCATCGAGACGCCGCTGTCGGCCGCCCAGTCCCTGCACGACATGGTGTGCCAGTCCTGGGGCGGCGTGATCCGCGTCTTCCCGGCCCTGCCCGCCGCATGGAAGGACCTCGCCGTCCACAACTTCCGTACGCAGGGCGCCTTTCTGCTGAGCGCGGTACGCGAGGGCGGCACGACGCGCTGGGTGCGGCTGCTGAGCGAGGCGGGCGCACCGTGTGTGGTGCGGCACGGCATCGCGGGCGCGGTCGACGTACGCGACGGCCGGGGCAGGCCGCTCCGCTACGAGGACACGGGCGACGGCGCGATCCGGATCACCCTGCGCAAGGGCGACTCGGCGCTCGTCACGGCGAAGGGCGACCGCCCCGACCTGAGCGTCGAGCCGGTCACGGCGAACGCGCCGGCGGAGCGCTGGGGACTGCCCGCCTGA
- a CDS encoding amidase, whose amino-acid sequence MTAATRLHALGALEQAAAVRKGEVGPVELVRHHLDRVERYDEQFGAFVTVTPDAALAEAAAAQERRADGDLPPLFGVPTAVKDLVDTAGVRTSYGSKAFGGHVPEADAYSVTRLREAGTISLGKTNTPEFGCCCYTDNDLSGPARNPWDPALSAGGSSGGAAVAVALGLVPVAHASDGGGSIRIPASICGLFGIKPSRGRVSSGPAGIEVNGLSVQGPLARSVRDAAALLDALAGPEQGDPHWAPPLPPGETFLSYAERSPGRLRIGRYARPAAEGVTVDPACLAAWEHASHLLEDLGHVVEDIPTPFGPEISGHFVTAWGVQSLGHTLDAGAEELLRPVTRAWREFGRGISGEQLAAAITGMQRAARRAVRATSGYDAVLTPTLATLPQPLEFFDESGDPLDNLRRQSAFSAFTSPYNMTGQPAVNVPLYWTPQGGIPVGVSLVGRPADEATLIALSAQLEEAHPWHDRYARLFS is encoded by the coding sequence ATGACCGCCGCGACTCGGCTGCACGCACTCGGCGCCCTCGAACAGGCCGCCGCCGTCCGCAAGGGCGAGGTCGGCCCGGTGGAACTCGTACGGCATCACCTGGACCGGGTGGAGCGTTACGACGAGCAGTTCGGCGCCTTTGTGACGGTGACGCCCGACGCCGCTCTCGCCGAGGCGGCGGCCGCGCAGGAGCGGCGCGCGGACGGGGACCTGCCGCCGCTGTTCGGCGTGCCGACGGCCGTCAAGGACCTGGTGGACACGGCCGGTGTGCGCACGTCGTACGGGTCCAAGGCCTTCGGCGGCCATGTGCCGGAGGCCGACGCCTACAGCGTGACCCGGCTGCGCGAGGCCGGCACGATCAGCCTCGGCAAGACCAACACCCCTGAATTCGGCTGCTGTTGCTACACCGACAACGATCTGTCGGGTCCGGCCCGCAACCCGTGGGACCCTGCCCTGTCCGCCGGAGGATCCAGCGGCGGGGCGGCGGTGGCCGTGGCGCTCGGCCTCGTGCCGGTCGCCCACGCCAGCGACGGGGGCGGCTCCATCCGGATCCCGGCGAGCATCTGCGGCCTCTTCGGCATCAAGCCGTCGCGGGGCCGGGTCAGTTCGGGCCCCGCCGGGATCGAGGTCAACGGCCTTTCCGTACAAGGGCCGTTGGCGCGCAGTGTGCGCGACGCGGCGGCGCTGCTCGACGCGCTGGCGGGGCCCGAGCAGGGCGACCCGCACTGGGCACCGCCGCTCCCGCCGGGCGAGACGTTCCTCTCGTATGCCGAGCGCTCCCCCGGGCGGCTGCGCATCGGCCGGTACGCGCGGCCCGCCGCCGAAGGCGTGACGGTGGACCCGGCATGCCTGGCGGCCTGGGAGCACGCCTCGCACCTGCTCGAAGATCTCGGGCACGTCGTGGAGGACATCCCGACGCCGTTCGGTCCCGAGATCAGCGGCCACTTCGTGACGGCGTGGGGAGTTCAGTCGCTCGGACACACCCTCGACGCCGGAGCGGAGGAGCTGCTGCGGCCGGTGACCCGGGCGTGGCGCGAGTTCGGCCGTGGCATCAGCGGCGAGCAGCTCGCGGCCGCGATCACCGGGATGCAGCGCGCCGCACGCCGTGCGGTACGGGCGACGTCCGGCTACGACGCCGTACTCACCCCGACGCTGGCCACGCTGCCGCAACCGCTCGAGTTCTTCGACGAGTCCGGCGACCCGCTCGACAACCTGCGCCGGCAGAGCGCGTTCAGCGCCTTCACCAGCCCGTACAACATGACGGGCCAGCCGGCGGTCAACGTCCCGCTGTACTGGACCCCACAGGGCGGGATCCCGGTGGGAGTCTCCCTGGTGGGACGCCCCGCCGACGAGGCCACCCTGATCGCCCTGAGCGCGCAGCTGGAGGAAGCGCACCCCTGGCACGACAGGTACGCACGCCTCTTCTCTTAG
- a CDS encoding PPOX class F420-dependent oxidoreductase gives MTEFSEAELTYLKSQRLGRLATVDPKGQPQANPVGFFPQDDGTILVGGYTLGKTKKWRNLQANPKVALVVDDILSVKPWKVRGVDIRGEAELLTGPHHLGAHFSEELIRIHPHKIHSWGLDD, from the coding sequence ATGACCGAATTCAGCGAGGCCGAGCTCACCTATCTGAAGTCCCAGCGCCTGGGACGGCTGGCCACCGTCGACCCGAAGGGCCAGCCGCAGGCGAACCCTGTGGGGTTCTTCCCGCAGGACGACGGCACGATCCTGGTCGGCGGATACACGCTCGGGAAGACGAAGAAGTGGCGCAACCTCCAGGCGAACCCGAAGGTCGCGCTCGTCGTCGACGACATCCTCAGCGTCAAGCCGTGGAAGGTGCGTGGCGTCGACATCAGGGGCGAGGCGGAACTCCTCACCGGCCCGCACCACCTGGGCGCGCACTTCAGCGAAGAGCTCATCCGGATCCACCCGCACAAGATCCACAGCTGGGGGCTCGACGACTAG
- a CDS encoding MFS transporter: protein MMSVSSPAGTARRTSRPIPSALSRLGGRRLDHYPESGPRYWYLGIVVLVTIVLYYQLYIQYAVSTAIISHYHMTFLYFVYISVAANAVGAFSSLVAGLADRWGRANIVVYGLLVVGLLTTFALPNAPGKVSYLIVYAAVSLVEGMILVATPALIRDFSPQLGRASAMGYWTMGPIIGSLVVTAVTSRTFSGSTTWQDEIRFAGISGLVMFVVALFGLRELAPALRDQIMVSLRDRALVEARAKGMDTETALRGQWRQMLRLDVIGSAVAISVYLLLYFAAVGNFVLYFATNFGYTPQRANALLNWYWGANAISLVLAGLFSDRLRVRKPFMLLGALGSIGFTLAFTLHATQPHTGYYTFAFIVAGIGVTSGIAYSPWMASFTETVERHNPAATATGLAVWGWIVRITVALSAAFVPLVVSTVTPLIEHGAEVKAASVQAAPALAITDAHPKLFAELGSYAPDKVPAPLLAQARKEVGAEGLETVQKAAPQLKILREHGPEVQRASADNAHAWQTWWWVCLGGQVLFLPFIFVMTGRWRPRDARRDVEEHEELVARQVAELKESTA, encoded by the coding sequence ATGATGTCGGTTTCGTCACCGGCGGGCACGGCGCGGCGCACCAGCCGGCCAATCCCCTCAGCTCTGAGCCGCCTCGGCGGCAGACGGCTCGACCACTACCCCGAGAGTGGTCCCCGGTACTGGTACCTGGGCATCGTCGTGCTCGTCACGATCGTTCTCTACTACCAGCTGTACATCCAGTACGCGGTGTCGACAGCCATCATCAGCCACTACCACATGACGTTCCTGTACTTCGTCTACATATCGGTGGCCGCCAACGCGGTGGGCGCCTTCTCGTCCCTGGTGGCCGGCCTCGCCGACCGCTGGGGCCGGGCGAACATCGTGGTCTACGGCCTGCTGGTGGTCGGACTGCTCACCACGTTCGCCCTGCCCAACGCGCCGGGCAAGGTGAGCTATCTGATCGTCTACGCGGCCGTGTCACTCGTCGAGGGCATGATCCTGGTCGCCACCCCGGCGCTCATCAGGGACTTCTCTCCGCAGCTCGGCCGGGCCTCGGCGATGGGCTACTGGACGATGGGGCCGATCATCGGCAGCCTCGTGGTCACCGCCGTCACCTCCCGCACCTTCAGCGGCTCCACCACCTGGCAGGACGAGATCCGCTTCGCGGGCATCAGCGGCCTCGTCATGTTCGTCGTCGCACTGTTCGGACTGCGTGAGCTGGCCCCGGCGCTGCGCGACCAGATCATGGTGAGCCTGCGCGACCGCGCGCTGGTCGAGGCACGCGCCAAGGGGATGGACACCGAGACGGCGCTGCGCGGACAGTGGCGCCAGATGCTCCGCCTCGACGTCATCGGCTCCGCCGTCGCCATCAGCGTCTACCTCCTGCTGTACTTCGCCGCCGTCGGCAACTTCGTGCTCTACTTCGCCACCAACTTCGGATACACCCCGCAGCGCGCCAACGCCCTGCTGAACTGGTACTGGGGAGCGAACGCGATCTCCCTGGTCCTGGCCGGCCTGTTCTCCGACCGCCTGCGCGTGCGCAAGCCCTTCATGCTGCTCGGCGCGCTCGGGTCCATAGGCTTCACGCTGGCGTTCACCCTGCACGCCACCCAACCGCACACCGGCTACTACACGTTCGCGTTCATCGTGGCGGGCATCGGCGTCACCAGCGGTATCGCCTACTCGCCGTGGATGGCGAGCTTCACGGAGACGGTCGAGCGGCACAACCCGGCGGCCACCGCCACGGGCCTCGCCGTGTGGGGCTGGATCGTGCGGATCACCGTCGCCCTGTCCGCCGCCTTCGTACCGCTCGTCGTGAGCACCGTGACCCCGCTGATCGAACACGGCGCGGAGGTCAAGGCGGCGTCGGTGCAGGCGGCTCCGGCCCTCGCCATCACCGACGCCCACCCGAAGCTCTTCGCCGAACTCGGCTCGTACGCACCGGACAAGGTGCCCGCCCCGCTGCTGGCCCAGGCCCGGAAGGAGGTCGGCGCCGAAGGTCTGGAGACCGTGCAGAAGGCGGCGCCACAGCTGAAGATCCTGCGCGAGCACGGGCCCGAGGTGCAGCGGGCGAGCGCGGACAACGCGCACGCGTGGCAGACCTGGTGGTGGGTGTGTCTCGGCGGACAGGTGCTGTTCCTGCCGTTCATCTTCGTGATGACGGGCAGGTGGCGGCCGCGCGACGCGCGACGCGACGTCGAGGAGCACGAGGAACTGGTGGCCCGGCAGGTCGCCGAACTGAAGGAGAGCACCGCATGA
- the rsgA gene encoding ribosome small subunit-dependent GTPase A has translation MSSSSLPSSSPSESALAVYGWDGGWEAEFARFAEQGLLPGRVVRVDRGLCDVVTAEGVVRADTEFVVPRDPMKVVCTGDWVAVDPEERDPRYVRSLLPRRTSFVRSTSSKRSEGQILAANVDHAVIAVSLAAELDLGRIERFLALAWESGAQPVVVLTKADLVPDAATVAHLVSDVETAAPGVDVLAVSAEEGHGIDVLGALLDGTSVLLGQSGAGKSTLANVLLGADVMHVNAVRDVDGKGRHTTTTRNLLVLPTGGVLIDTPGLRGVGLFDAEAGVGQVFSEIEALAEGCRFHDCAHDAEPGCAVLAALDDGTLPPRRLDSYRKLLRENQRLAARTDARLRDEMRRVWKARGAEGRAAMEAKRGRLG, from the coding sequence TTGTCTTCCTCTTCTCTCCCGAGCTCTTCTCCCTCGGAATCGGCCCTGGCTGTGTACGGCTGGGACGGCGGCTGGGAGGCCGAGTTCGCCCGGTTCGCCGAGCAGGGCCTGCTGCCGGGCCGTGTCGTACGTGTCGATCGCGGTCTGTGTGACGTCGTCACCGCCGAGGGTGTGGTGCGCGCCGACACCGAATTCGTCGTCCCGCGCGACCCGATGAAGGTCGTGTGCACGGGCGACTGGGTCGCCGTCGACCCTGAAGAACGCGACCCGCGGTACGTGCGGTCGCTGCTGCCGCGCCGCACGTCCTTCGTGCGGTCGACCTCGTCGAAGCGGTCGGAGGGCCAGATCCTCGCGGCCAACGTCGACCACGCGGTGATCGCCGTATCGCTCGCCGCGGAGCTCGACCTCGGCCGTATCGAGCGGTTCCTCGCCCTGGCGTGGGAGTCCGGCGCCCAGCCCGTCGTCGTCCTCACCAAGGCCGACCTCGTACCGGACGCCGCGACCGTCGCGCACCTCGTCTCCGACGTGGAGACGGCAGCGCCAGGCGTGGACGTCCTCGCGGTCAGCGCGGAGGAGGGCCACGGCATCGACGTGCTCGGCGCGCTCCTCGACGGGACGTCCGTGCTGCTCGGCCAGTCCGGAGCGGGCAAGTCGACGCTGGCCAATGTCCTGCTCGGCGCCGACGTCATGCACGTGAACGCCGTACGCGACGTCGACGGCAAGGGCCGGCACACCACGACCACCCGGAACCTGCTGGTCCTGCCGACCGGCGGCGTCCTGATCGACACCCCCGGGCTGCGTGGCGTCGGGCTCTTCGACGCGGAGGCCGGCGTCGGGCAGGTCTTCTCGGAGATCGAGGCCCTGGCCGAGGGGTGCAGGTTCCACGACTGCGCCCACGACGCCGAGCCGGGATGCGCCGTACTGGCCGCGCTCGACGACGGGACGCTGCCCCCGCGGCGCCTCGACAGCTACCGCAAGCTGCTGCGCGAGAACCAGCGGCTCGCCGCCCGGACCGACGCCCGCCTGCGGGACGAGATGCGGCGCGTCTGGAAGGCGCGCGGCGCCGAGGGCCGCGCCGCGATGGAGGCGAAGCGGGGGCGCCTCGGCTGA
- a CDS encoding DNA-3-methyladenine glycosylase 2 family protein: protein MIDEDTRYEAVRSRDARFDGEFFFAVETTGIYCRPSCPAVTPRRKNVRYYATAAAAQGSGFRACRRCRPDAVPGSADWNVRADVVGRAMRMIGDGVVDREGVAGLAVRLGYSARQVQRQLTTEVGAGPVALARAQRAHTARVLLQTTGLPITEIAFAAGFASVRQFNDTIRAVYARTPTELRAEAPATRATATAAGIPLRLAHRGPYQARPLFDTLAREALDGVEEMTGTPGARTYRRTLRLPYGTGVVSVDERTRSTPASRAAHHGGWLDARIHLTDLRDLTTAVGRLRRLFDLDSDPYAIDERLGADPRLAPLVAARPGLRAPGAADPDELAVRVLAGREEAARLVERYAKAVDAPCGTLTHVFPSPDDLAGEPGPVGALATALADGALRLDPGADRDDAEAALRALPGVDARTAALIRMRSLADPDVALPEEPGQEPVPDTWRPWRTYAQQHLWTQRQLEQQS, encoded by the coding sequence ATGATCGATGAGGACACGCGGTACGAAGCGGTGCGCAGCCGTGACGCGCGCTTCGACGGGGAGTTCTTCTTCGCCGTCGAGACGACCGGCATCTACTGCCGCCCCAGCTGCCCCGCGGTCACCCCCAGGCGGAAGAACGTCCGCTACTACGCCACCGCAGCGGCGGCGCAGGGCTCCGGTTTCCGCGCCTGCCGGCGCTGCCGCCCCGACGCCGTGCCGGGCTCGGCCGACTGGAACGTACGCGCCGACGTGGTGGGCCGCGCCATGCGCATGATCGGCGACGGCGTCGTCGACCGCGAGGGCGTCGCCGGGCTCGCCGTGCGCCTCGGGTACAGCGCCCGCCAGGTGCAGCGCCAGCTCACCACCGAGGTGGGCGCCGGACCTGTCGCCCTGGCCCGCGCCCAGCGCGCGCACACCGCGCGCGTCCTGCTCCAGACGACCGGCCTGCCGATCACGGAGATCGCGTTCGCCGCGGGCTTCGCGAGCGTGCGCCAGTTCAACGACACCATCCGTGCGGTCTACGCCCGTACGCCCACGGAGCTGCGCGCCGAGGCCCCCGCCACCCGCGCCACCGCCACGGCGGCCGGCATCCCCCTGCGCCTCGCCCACCGCGGCCCCTACCAGGCCCGCCCCCTCTTCGACACCCTCGCCCGCGAGGCCCTCGACGGCGTCGAGGAGATGACCGGAACGCCGGGCGCCCGCACCTACCGGCGCACCCTGCGCCTGCCCTACGGCACCGGCGTCGTCTCCGTCGACGAGCGCACCAGGTCCACGCCCGCGAGCCGCGCCGCGCACCACGGCGGCTGGCTCGACGCCCGCATCCACCTCACCGACCTGCGCGATCTGACGACGGCCGTGGGACGCCTGCGGCGCCTGTTCGACCTGGACAGCGACCCGTACGCGATCGACGAGCGCCTCGGCGCCGACCCGCGCCTCGCGCCACTCGTCGCCGCGCGGCCCGGCCTGCGCGCGCCGGGCGCCGCCGACCCCGACGAGCTGGCCGTAAGGGTCCTCGCGGGGCGGGAGGAGGCGGCGCGGCTCGTCGAGCGGTACGCGAAGGCCGTCGACGCGCCCTGCGGCACCCTCACCCATGTCTTCCCCTCGCCCGACGACCTCGCCGGGGAGCCGGGACCCGTCGGCGCGCTCGCCACGGCCCTCGCCGACGGAGCCCTGCGCCTGGATCCGGGCGCCGACCGCGACGACGCCGAGGCCGCCCTGCGCGCCCTGCCCGGCGTCGACGCCCGCACCGCCGCCCTCATCCGCATGCGATCCCTGGCCGACCCCGACGTGGCCCTCCCCGAAGAGCCGGGGCAGGAACCCGTACCGGACACCTGGCGCCCCTGGCGCACGTACGCACAGCAACACCTCTGGACACAGCGACAGTTGGAGCAGCAGTCATGA